The following DNA comes from Anastrepha obliqua isolate idAnaObli1 chromosome 1, idAnaObli1_1.0, whole genome shotgun sequence.
CTGTTTTTTGCGCTCTTTAACGGGAACATACGGCACATAATCCTCGTCTTCATTTTCATCTGACGATTTTCCTTTATCATCGCGGCGATAACGTTTAGCCTGTGTAGCTTCTGCCAttcccaaaaatttgtttacaattggTTTACGCTGTCCAGatgtttttgaaacatttcttCTTTCTAATTTTCCTATCTTCATTTTGACTTATGTAAACAGTGCtaccaaacaattatttttacaaaaaggttATATGGCATCTCAATTTAGTACAATCAATTACTTGGTGCTTACACGTTCAGGTTTTCATTGAATGCCGATATACTCAcactttcaaaaattgaaaatcaagtCGCATCTCAACTTGTCGCAGTCACAAACAGCTGATCACGACTCGTGGACTTGAGTATTCTTGTTTCGTCTTACAAAGATTCAGCCGTTATTAAACGTTGcataaaactaatgaaaacaggAAAGTATTGCGATTTATAGAATTATACAAACGCCATGGAGTTCTATGAAATTTGAATCTTTCTGCATACCAACAAAttgatgtaaataaaaataacaatacacaTTGCAAATACTCGTATTAATACTGCATGCTCGAATGCACAGAAACCGATGGCTTTCTTATATGCAATGTTATTATTTTGgtacaattaaaattaatcatTATGCTAGAGTATAGCATTCAtggtaacattaaaaatattataaaaactatAAACTAATATCTTTaacttgaaaaatttacaataaatcacatttttagttattataatgtttttttactgATAAATAcctaaatttgtgaaaatttctaaaacattttgattagatttttattaatgattttcAAACGCTTTTTGTGCAAGCATGTTACGGAGAGGGCCGTTTTGAAATCAGTCGAGCCCAGCTTTAGACATTTTTTGAGAACCAGCCGAAAATGTTTTGACTGATGCAGGGCCGTGGAGAGAATATTCGGGCCCTGaggaaacttgagatgcgggccccttcagattttttttatttatcaaaatgtgtattatgttatagtgatataacatttaaacattgaaaaactcattgataaaatttttgatagaattaattatgaaatattgattaaaatgaattttagaaaactctttagcagatctgaaataaaaaaacgcagcagaaaaaagttacaattttttattcattttgtgagccttacaaatatttgaaaatgactgccacgatgtttagaattttgtttttcttggtttagctgaggcaaaagctcttataatatcatcgaagtcgaggaactctggtagaagtattatttactatattttttcaagcaggaaatttcttggaattatcctcgagtccgggcccctctgaagaCTCCGGGCCCgagggaaaaagtacccgatcgcCCCCCTCTCGGCGGGTCTGGACTGATGAATTTGCATAATGCGCATGATAGTTAGCGCACATTGAATTtagataattaatataatataatagttaTTAACATTGTAGAAAGGCAAATAATTCAGCAATTTTTATAATGGAATCCACCGCCAGTAGCAaacatttaccaaaaaaataaaataaataaatcagaaaAAGGCTATTAGAGTTGAAGGAAAATTGAAAGTATCTCCACCAAATTGTTTTCCTTGGCGCGCCCATTTTCGGTAGCTTGGGTCTTTTTTGATATATAATTTTACTtgataaataattgaaaataattcttcgaaaactacaactttatttttcacGGTACAAGATAACGCTCACTCTTGAATTTTATGATTCTTGCCATAatatcaagaatgatagaatacaagattgcacCTGGCGAATTCACGATGTTGTCAGgctccatgaataaacaaaaaaaggaaggaTAATTACTTATTTGTGGaaaggaagagtaggcgaaagcaatcgAGACACCGAACACAAGTAATTATAAACACACTTACTTGCTACGATGGTGTCTgcagaaaaattgcattttgaattttatactcCTTTgcgctttcacaatttaacacacagcacttcgttttcattagtttattTAGCTTAAATGTAGCAAGCtacaatataatattatcaAGCCGTTCACTTAATTTTTACAAGCATACAAATtctcttctttgtttattttgatttgacaATAGATTTGTcaaaatcacgaaaaataaagtactatTTTGGGAAGACGCCACCTCCAGGACTGAATTCGTCTTGCCGTaatatgagaaatattttttggtatggCATCCTCTAAATATTATTTGACAATTCTGTTgtcatatttaagaaattttaatatttgcgtTTTGCATCgtgttgataaaatttttttggtgaagAATTTTCAGTGCTCGAGTAGCTTCACATTACTTGTTTGTggattgtacaaaacaaaaaatatctatcTACGATGTCTATGTCAAAGACAACAAACACTTATAATAGGCAAAATTGGGAAGATGCCGAGTTTCCAATCTTGTGCCAAACTTGTCTTGGAGATAATCCGTACGTGCGAATGATTAAAGAACGATTTGGTAAAGAATGTAAGATATGTACGCGCCCGTTTACCATATTCCGATGGTGCCCTGGAGCGAGAATGCgttttaaaaaaactgaaatttgtcAAACCTGCGCTCGTTTGAAAAACGTGTGTCAGACATGTCTACTAGACTTGGAATACGGTCTGCCAATACAGGTGCGCGACGCTGCGCTCAAAGTGGCCGATACAATCCCTCAGAGTGATGTGAACAAGGAGTACTATATCCAGAACATTGACCGCGAGTTGAGAGATGGTGATGGTACTGAGGCAGCAGGTACAGTTGGACGTTCATTAGCCGCCAACGAGATGTTAGCAAAATTAGCACGAACTGCTCCATATTATAAACGTAATCGTCCACATATTTGTTCATTCTGGGTGAAGGGCGAGTGCAAACGTGGCGAAGAATGTCCATATCGTCACGACAAGCCAAATGAACCGGATGACCCACTTTGTGAACAGAACATAAAAGATCGCTACTATGGGCGAAACGACCCAGTggctgaaaaaattatgaaacgaGCTGCTACGTTGCCGACGCTGGAGCCACCTGAAGATCGCAATATTACAACTCTATATGTTGGTAATTTGCCCGAAGAAATAACAGAACCAGAATTGCGTGATCATTTTTATCAATACGGCGAGATCAGGTCCATTGCATTGGTTCCACGCCAGCAATGTGCATTTGTGCAGTATACTAAACGTGGAGCTTCAGAATTAGCAGCTGAACGTACTTTTAATAAATTGGTGTTGCACGGGCGTAAAGCAACAATCAAGTGGGCACATTCTCAAGCCAAACAGAGTGGCTTGGCAAAGACAGATAGGCGTTTCGAAGTTCCCGCCGTACCGCCGACGCCTGTTGCTAATCCGAATGACTTTTTCAATCTTCAACAAGAGCAAGTGACCGTGCTGCCTCCTGGTATGAAACTGCATCAAATACCACCCAGCCTAATACCTGCGTCGTCGTATCAAATGTACTCGCAGGCGTATGCTGCACCATACTCAAATATTCCAATGCCAACTACCTCTGCCACGGCTTTGGAAGGTATTCCACCACCACCAACTGGTCAAATGGTGCCTGGCCAAGTGCACTACCCTAGTCAGGATCCAAGCCGATTGGGTGCGGTGAAAAAGTGACAGCAAAGACTTTAAAACATCTTTTATGTATGCATCTTCGCTTAGAAAAgtactttgaataaaatttttatttcatttacatacaaatatttgtagcAGTGTTTTTTCAGGAcaacatatttaataaatactataaatgtctgcaaatattttacattacaTGTCTAATTCCAGTTTTTCAGCGTTTTCAGGGTAGAAACGAGCTTTGGACTCCGGAACTTGCACGAAATATTTGTCAATATAgctgggatttttttttaataaaatttcattgagAATTTGATCGTTAGTAATTGTCTTCTTTGATATAACCAAACGGCGTTCTTCATCCTTTCCATGACTCGTTgactttaaattgaattttcctGCGATCCTAAAATTACAAGtatttagatatatacataattatatttcatataaaatcgTATTTAGAGCAATTTCTTACTCGTGCAACATTGCGCGTTCCTCTTTAGTGAATGTTGGTTCGAATTGTAGCTCGCGTATATCATCCGATTCtacataatttttcaatatctgcCTAAAGTAATTCCGATCCAATTTACATGATTCATTTCCAAGACCGGCGCGATTGTTTTTTAGCAGGTATCCTACGGGCTCTTCTCGGCCTTGCGTTTTTGACCCTAGCCCACCGCCTGTCCATCCCATTAATTTCATCATTTTATAACCTTTATTCGAAGCATCCAACTTTTTATCTTCGGCATTATCAGCTTGCTGCTTAGCCACTCCGCAAACAACTtgattattacttttattaattttaatggtATCGCGCAATGCATTTGGCTGATAAATGTAGTTGAGTTTTGAAATcaatatattgtaaatttgtGATAATACAGCATTTTTTACCTTTATGGAATAACATTTCTTCTGCAGAATTTCTAGAGCATTACTGAAGGCCTTTAACTTTGTCGCTTTCAAATTTTCATCGCAAGCCTTGGTTACGAGTGTGTCATTCACGAATACAGAAATTTCTCTATGAATAAAGAGTTAAATGTATTAGCCTTAGTTTAGTGTAATTATACATACTTCGACGCATTTGGTCCGCTATTTTCCCTTTCTTCATATTCCATATTACACCTTTGCGCAGACATGCGTAAACAATTGCGTCCGCCATTTAGGAATACAACAAATTTGCCGAATGTTAGGCCTCCAAAGAGATCGTTACTAGTTCTGTTATGATTATAATTAGTTGAACTgttattttgctgttgttgccctGAGCGCCCACTCCTAGCTGATATTTTTGCGTGCCGAttaaatgaaaaggaaaatatttaattggaaTATGCTCCATATGCAATGTACTCACATCTACTCTTAAACCTAAATCGATTATTTTACATCTTCTTGCTATCGTCTACCTTTGACGCGTGCCTCGGCCGCTTCTGAAGCCCCCACAAATGTACGCTTAAGACGTGATTCCCGACTTTTTCTGTAATCTTTCACAACTTCTTTCGACAATTCAGCAACCAGTCGCATAGTTTCAGATGGATACCTGCAACCCATGAATTCCATATTCGTAAATACCGCAGCGAGGCAAACAAGCCGGTCCTCGGGAAATTTATCCTTATGTAGCTCCATGAAGCGTCGCCTCATTTGCCAATGTTCTTCACTTTCATGATCAGCACGGTAGTAATCAACGTCCCAGTCAGTGGGgaattcttcattatttttcacttttttcgacGTACTagccataaaaaatcacttaTAAAATCTtcactaaacaaaaattattcgaCGAAGAAACAAAAAGTTATCTATGACGAAAATGTGTCGAATGGAGAGCAGATGTAAGCGAATTCATGGCAAGGCGGATTTACCAAGGCGAATAGACAACAGAAGGTGGCGTCTACTGGAAAgcactactttatttttcgtgattttgACTACCGTTGACACGATGcattataataatacaaaacaaaaggaaaataatttacatatatgtaaaaattgcaCCTTCTGAATTCGCTTTGTCGTCAGAGTCcatgaaaaaacaaacaaaaagaaggagaattatttgt
Coding sequences within:
- the LOC129236447 gene encoding uncharacterized protein LOC129236447 — translated: MASTSKKVKNNEEFPTDWDVDYYRADHESEEHWQMRRRFMELHKDKFPEDRLVCLAAVFTNMEFMGCRYPSETMRLVAELSKEVVKDYRKSRESRLKRTFVGASEAAEARVKARSGRSGQQQQNNSSTNYNHNRTSNDLFGGLTFGKFVVFLNGGRNCLRMSAQRCNMEYEERENSGPNASKEISVFVNDTLVTKACDENLKATKLKAFSNALEILQKKCYSIKPNALRDTIKINKSNNQVVCGVAKQQADNAEDKKLDASNKGYKMMKLMGWTGGGLGSKTQGREEPVGYLLKNNRAGLGNESCKLDRNYFRQILKNYVESDDIRELQFEPTFTKEERAMLHEIAGKFNLKSTSHGKDEERRLVISKKTITNDQILNEILLKKNPSYIDKYFVQVPESKARFYPENAEKLELDM
- the LOC129236446 gene encoding pre-mRNA-splicing factor RBM22, with the translated sequence MSMSKTTNTYNRQNWEDAEFPILCQTCLGDNPYVRMIKERFGKECKICTRPFTIFRWCPGARMRFKKTEICQTCARLKNVCQTCLLDLEYGLPIQVRDAALKVADTIPQSDVNKEYYIQNIDRELRDGDGTEAAGTVGRSLAANEMLAKLARTAPYYKRNRPHICSFWVKGECKRGEECPYRHDKPNEPDDPLCEQNIKDRYYGRNDPVAEKIMKRAATLPTLEPPEDRNITTLYVGNLPEEITEPELRDHFYQYGEIRSIALVPRQQCAFVQYTKRGASELAAERTFNKLVLHGRKATIKWAHSQAKQSGLAKTDRRFEVPAVPPTPVANPNDFFNLQQEQVTVLPPGMKLHQIPPSLIPASSYQMYSQAYAAPYSNIPMPTTSATALEGIPPPPTGQMVPGQVHYPSQDPSRLGAVKK